GGATCGGACATCGGCGGATTTACCGGTGAACCGGAAGGAGAGCTGTTTGCGCGATGGATACAGGTGGGTGTTTTTTCTCCGCTGATGAGGGTGCATTCATCAGGCGATACGCGTGACAGGGAACCGTGGACTTTTGGTGTCAACATCGAAAAGATCGCGAAGAAGTATATTGAATTACGGTATAAGCTGCTGCCTTATATCTATTCGGTATTTTGGGAAAATCACCGATATCATCTGCCCATGTTGCGGCCATTGGCATTGACGGAACAGGACGTCGAGGAAAACTATGCGCGCGATGATGCATTTACCTTTGGCGATAAACTGCTGGTAGCACCGGTGACAGAGAAAGGAGCGCTTTCAAGACCGGTATATTTACCGAAAGGCACCTGGTATAACTTCTGGGATTTCTCTGTTTTCACAGGTGGAGAGACATATGAAATAGCTGCACCGCTTGACCGCTTGCCGATATTCGTTAAGGCCGGATCCGTAATACCGGAATATCCGGTAATGCAGTATACGGGCGAACAGGATATTGATGAGATGAAGCTGAATGTTTATTATGCCGGCCATCATGTAAAGTCATTTTTGTACGAAGACCATGGCGATACACTCGGCTATGAGCAGTCTATTTATGCTGAAAAGAAGTTTGATGTGCATGGCAGTCTGCAGGCATTACTGATCGAACAGGCGATGGCCGGCATCTATTCACCAAACTATGCGTACTACAGAATTAAAGTGTATGGTATTCCATTCGCGATTGGAAAAGTTACTGCAGACGGGAAGGTGGTAAGAGGAGTGAAAAAGATCAAAAAAAACAACATCATTTTGTTCAGGGCCATGCGGAATTTCAGGAAGATTGAAATTGCTGCCGCCGAACATAAATCGTGACACGGTTACTTCAACGACAGATATTGAATGCTTTCCTTGTCCAGCGGCCGGTTGTAGATCAGCACATCGTCAATGCAGCCATTGAAAAAATAATTTTTGCCATAGCCGCCGCCATTGCCTATGATGAAATGGGCAACTGTGTTACTGAAGAATGATCCGCTCCTGATTGAATCTGATCCGGCCTGTAAGATTCCGTCCTGATATGCTTGCAAGGTGATACCATCCGCCACAAAGGCAAGATGCGACCATACTCCGGTTCGGATACCTACAGCGGCATTTAAAGGATCCGTTCCATAAACAGTTGTGCTGCCGCCTTCCACCCAGTTATCCAGGGTGAACACCTTATGGCTGAAATGATTATCGAGGCTGAATTCCCATGGACCTGTTTCACCGCGTTTGCTGAGAATACTTATTGGTTTTGTGCTATCAGACACATTCACCCAGCAACAGATGGTAAACTGATTATTGGTAAATGATAGTGATGCTATGTCACCAAAATCAATGAAGGATGAATCATTGCTGTTAAAGAACATGGCTTTGCCGGCTTCGCCATGACGGTTATTAACCGGAACGGCCTTTACATTTGTACCATTCAGCCCATTCACTTCTTCGTATCCTGAACCATCTAATGGAACAGATGCGACAAGGCCGGTCACCACATCATAAGTATTGATCTCTTCCTTTTGGCAGGAAAAAAGAAGCAGTGGAAAAATGCAGAATGTTAATTTCTTCATCGCAGCCATGAACGGAATTTATGAATAAATATTTTATACAACTTGCATGCGTTAACAAAGTATCCAGGTGAATAGTACAGTTCAGGGCATTCGTCAAAAAAAATGACTTCCTTACTCAGATCAATTCAGTATTACAGTAAAGGTTCAGGGGTAAATGCGGAAATCAACGCTTGCCTAAGTAGATATCCATCAGGCCTTCGGGCAACCGCAGCAGTATTTCCTTTCTGCGCTTATCTATATTCAGAATAACCTGCTCGTTCCACGGAAATAATACTTCCTGGCCTGTATAAATAAACTGCCCGACTGCATGTCCCGGCAATTCGATAATATTATCCAATGGCGCCAGTTGCCCAAATGTTTCATCAATAAGCCGGAATCCGGCAAAATCTGCAAGCAGGGTGAATGGTTTTACTTTCTTTAAAATTGCTTCATCCAGGTAAATATCTTTCCCCACTAATTTATCCGCCGCAGTCTTGTCTGCCGCTTCTTCAAAATGAAACATGCAATGCCCAGATTCCTGCAAATCGGCTTCATCAGGAAAATAGGGGAGATAAGTATTTTTTGAGAGCAGGTAAACTACCGGCAGCTTTTTTATCCGGGCTACAATAGATGGCTCGAGGTAGGCGCGAATATGACCTTTCAATCCAAATGTTT
Above is a genomic segment from Chitinophagales bacterium containing:
- a CDS encoding LamG domain-containing protein, with the protein product MAAMKKLTFCIFPLLLFSCQKEEINTYDVVTGLVASVPLDGSGYEEVNGLNGTNVKAVPVNNRHGEAGKAMFFNSNDSSFIDFGDIASLSFTNNQFTICCWVNVSDSTKPISILSKRGETGPWEFSLDNHFSHKVFTLDNWVEGGSTTVYGTDPLNAAVGIRTGVWSHLAFVADGITLQAYQDGILQAGSDSIRSGSFFSNTVAHFIIGNGGGYGKNYFFNGCIDDVLIYNRPLDKESIQYLSLK